In Paraburkholderia terrae, the following proteins share a genomic window:
- a CDS encoding GAF domain-containing sensor histidine kinase, whose translation MNLEISTSPADTGIRTAHREALITAELATRASRRPNHGAEAKVLRRLAHALATSDAAMLDMLTLEAARLCRAGSAGISVLESPPDRPARFRWASLAGHCASLLNTYRPFDDSVCGVTLAMGKPELFKTPQRYFPSIEAVSPPVVEALLVPIPVGDGPWGAIWVMSHNENARFDAEDLRLLTSLADFTGAALQVTRMQAPAEKRATEAEEAQEALRRTEERTFEFIATLSHELRSPIAPVVSSLKILGRPGSSGSATARALEIAQRQIGRLQRLIDDLLDASRIRHGKVEVKMGTCQLADIVWDAVHAVQPVMEARRHRLTVQCPSEPVALHADAARLTQVLVNLLSNSARYSPDGSHIELAAVVDVPGDNRTRSPEAMNFTVTDEGYGIPADKLPHVFGMFTQLGSRVSTADSGLGIGLALVKYLVECHGGRVSIASGDGRTGTAVTVVLPVLERLQVVPHWQQSLNDPLSSA comes from the coding sequence ATGAATCTGGAAATAAGTACTTCTCCTGCCGACACGGGCATTCGTACGGCGCACCGGGAGGCGCTGATTACCGCCGAACTCGCGACGCGAGCAAGCCGGCGCCCCAACCATGGAGCGGAGGCCAAAGTCCTGAGACGGCTCGCCCATGCGCTCGCTACCTCGGATGCAGCCATGCTTGACATGCTGACATTGGAGGCTGCCCGGCTATGCAGGGCGGGTAGCGCAGGCATCAGCGTGCTCGAGTCGCCGCCGGACAGGCCGGCGAGGTTCAGGTGGGCGTCCCTCGCAGGCCACTGTGCATCACTTCTGAATACCTACCGACCCTTTGATGACAGCGTATGCGGCGTGACGCTGGCAATGGGCAAGCCGGAACTGTTCAAGACACCGCAACGCTACTTCCCGTCGATAGAAGCCGTCTCGCCGCCAGTCGTCGAAGCCCTGCTCGTGCCCATCCCGGTTGGCGACGGGCCCTGGGGCGCCATCTGGGTGATGTCTCACAACGAAAACGCGCGCTTCGACGCAGAAGACCTGCGTTTGCTGACAAGCCTCGCCGACTTCACCGGTGCCGCGTTGCAGGTCACGCGTATGCAGGCGCCGGCGGAGAAACGGGCGACTGAAGCAGAGGAAGCCCAGGAAGCGCTCCGCCGGACCGAAGAGCGCACCTTCGAGTTTATCGCCACACTCAGTCACGAGCTCCGAAGCCCAATTGCCCCCGTGGTTTCGTCACTGAAAATTCTTGGTCGCCCAGGGAGCAGCGGTTCAGCGACGGCGCGCGCGCTCGAGATAGCGCAACGGCAGATAGGCCGGCTTCAACGACTGATTGATGACCTGCTGGATGCATCACGAATCCGGCACGGCAAGGTGGAAGTCAAGATGGGAACATGCCAACTGGCTGATATCGTGTGGGATGCCGTCCACGCCGTGCAACCAGTGATGGAGGCGCGCAGGCATCGACTGACCGTGCAGTGTCCGTCCGAACCGGTCGCATTGCACGCCGACGCGGCCCGCCTTACCCAGGTTCTCGTGAACCTGCTCAGCAATTCCGCCAGGTATTCGCCCGACGGCAGCCACATTGAACTCGCCGCTGTTGTCGACGTGCCGGGCGACAACAGGACAAGGTCGCCAGAGGCAATGAACTTCACCGTGACGGATGAGGGATACGGTATCCCTGCGGACAAGCTTCCCCATGTGTTCGGGATGTTCACCCAGCTCGGTTCGCGGGTATCGACAGCGGACTCAGGTCTCGGAATCGGACTCGCACTGGTCAAGTATCTGGTTGAGTGTCATGGCGGTCGCGTCTCCATTGCGAGCGGCGATGGCCGTACAGGGACTGCGGTGACAGTGGTGCTCCCGGTTCTCGAGCGGCTTCAGGTTGTGCCTCACTGGCAGCAAAGCCTGAATGACCCATTGTCTTCGGCATGA
- a CDS encoding helix-turn-helix domain-containing protein, which translates to MKREILQGQVLDRAAINESCAAISTDSFAGSIGQPYTALSFVCIQAMRTPSHELPSTRRRMAAGVLLMDGVPPEEVARRLGISMETLRKYQKLIAQGGLDALGKVGAAGRPTVLDDAAYSWIAASLKHSARLQDFDSDEWTHTRLREAISRRYGVAFSARHIWRIVQSLGLSWRLSGPARDKGERP; encoded by the coding sequence TTGAAACGCGAAATCTTGCAGGGGCAGGTCCTCGACCGCGCTGCAATCAATGAGTCGTGCGCAGCTATCAGCACTGACAGCTTTGCCGGCAGCATCGGACAACCATATACTGCCCTTTCCTTCGTTTGTATTCAGGCAATGCGCACACCGAGTCATGAACTTCCCAGTACGCGTCGCCGTATGGCGGCCGGTGTGTTGCTGATGGACGGCGTCCCGCCGGAAGAAGTCGCCAGGCGACTCGGCATCAGCATGGAGACGCTCCGCAAATATCAGAAACTCATCGCCCAAGGTGGTCTTGATGCGTTGGGTAAGGTCGGCGCTGCAGGCCGCCCAACCGTGCTGGACGATGCCGCATATAGCTGGATTGCGGCCTCACTCAAGCATTCCGCCAGACTGCAGGATTTTGACAGCGACGAATGGACCCATACCCGACTGCGGGAAGCCATTAGCCGACGCTATGGCGTCGCGTTCTCTGCGAGGCATATCTGGAGAATCGTGCAAAGTCTCGGGCTGAGCTGGCGGCTGTCCGGACCGGCACGGGACAAAGGCGAGCGTCCATAG
- a CDS encoding SDR family oxidoreductase, translating into MEGRLQGKVAVVTGAASGIGLASTEALLSAGARVVLVDRDDAAVTSICKKHGDAAIPLVLDLLDSKACSTLVPRVLEIAGQIDILHANAGIYVGGELVDAETAAIDRMLNLNINVVMKNVHDVLPHMIARRTGDIIVTSSLAAHFPTPWEPVYASSKWAINCFVQTVRRQVFKHGIRVGSVSPGPVISALLADWPEEKLKEARESGSLIEASEVAEVIMFMLTRQRGLTIRDVVLMPTNFDL; encoded by the coding sequence ATGGAAGGACGACTGCAGGGCAAGGTCGCTGTTGTCACCGGCGCTGCGTCAGGCATTGGGCTGGCCAGCACCGAGGCGCTTCTGTCGGCCGGTGCGCGCGTCGTGCTGGTGGACCGCGACGACGCTGCCGTGACGTCAATCTGCAAGAAACACGGCGATGCGGCGATTCCGCTAGTCCTGGATTTGCTCGACTCGAAGGCCTGCTCGACGCTTGTACCGCGCGTGCTGGAAATCGCGGGGCAAATCGACATCCTGCATGCCAACGCCGGTATCTATGTTGGCGGCGAACTGGTAGACGCGGAGACGGCAGCGATTGACCGGATGCTGAATCTCAACATCAATGTCGTGATGAAAAACGTTCACGACGTTTTGCCCCACATGATAGCCCGGCGGACCGGCGATATCATCGTGACCAGTTCGCTGGCCGCTCATTTTCCGACGCCGTGGGAGCCGGTCTATGCGTCGTCCAAATGGGCGATTAACTGCTTTGTTCAGACCGTGCGGCGCCAGGTTTTCAAGCACGGAATCCGCGTCGGCTCCGTCTCGCCCGGCCCGGTCATTAGCGCACTGCTCGCCGACTGGCCCGAGGAAAAACTGAAAGAGGCCAGGGAATCGGGGAGCCTGATAGAGGCCAGTGAGGTCGCGGAGGTCATCATGTTCATGTTGACGCGGCAACGCGGTTTGACCATTCGCGACGTGGTTCTGATGCCAACCAATTTCGACCTCTAG
- the xylB gene encoding xylulokinase — translation MFLGIDLGTTELKVLLLASNGHVVGTARHPLEISRPRHRWSEQDPEDWWRATRTALSTLRKNYPDAFGRVQAIGLSGQMHGAVLLDANDRPLRPAILWNDMRSVSECAELTARAPMLHAVAGNCAMPGLTAPKLLWVARYEPEYFGKLACVLLTKDYLRLRLTGVKLTDPSDASGTLWLDVGRREWSDELLEACDMTRMQVPSIEEGSRATGIVRRSVADELGLPANVIVAAGGGDTATSALGVGAAESGDGFLSLGTSGVLSVVTGQFRPSPHLGVHALCHAIPNRWHRTSVVLSAASCVRWLCNLTSADEECLLGEVESVSASRRAKAPLFLPYLSGERTPHNDPYAQGVFCGLVDSTDRGTLAYSVLEGVTFALSDGLEALRADGTRETSLSLIGGGARSKLWTQLIADAFGVPIRRPPDSQSIAALGAARLGWLAADGDFSVVVRTPSLSQEYFPDDERHSILLERLASYRTLYRQLRPLFPT, via the coding sequence ATGTTCCTTGGCATTGACCTCGGCACGACCGAACTGAAGGTCCTCCTGCTGGCCAGCAATGGGCATGTCGTCGGGACCGCTCGCCATCCATTGGAAATATCGAGGCCCAGGCACCGATGGTCAGAACAGGACCCGGAGGATTGGTGGCGAGCTACGCGGACTGCGCTATCGACGCTGCGTAAGAACTATCCCGATGCGTTTGGGCGTGTACAGGCCATCGGCCTTTCCGGTCAAATGCACGGTGCCGTTCTACTTGATGCCAATGACCGGCCGCTGCGCCCGGCGATATTGTGGAACGATATGCGCAGCGTCAGTGAATGCGCTGAGCTCACGGCCCGCGCGCCAATGCTGCATGCAGTCGCAGGCAATTGCGCAATGCCAGGGCTCACGGCACCAAAGTTGTTATGGGTCGCACGATACGAGCCGGAGTACTTCGGAAAGCTGGCATGTGTCCTGCTGACGAAGGACTATCTACGTCTGCGTTTGACCGGCGTAAAGCTCACGGACCCGTCCGACGCGTCAGGAACCCTCTGGCTTGACGTCGGGCGTCGCGAGTGGTCCGACGAGCTCCTGGAAGCTTGTGACATGACGCGAATGCAGGTGCCCTCGATTGAAGAAGGGAGCCGGGCGACCGGCATCGTTCGTCGCAGTGTCGCTGACGAGCTCGGGCTGCCTGCAAATGTCATTGTTGCGGCTGGCGGGGGTGACACCGCGACGAGCGCGCTAGGGGTCGGCGCAGCGGAATCGGGGGATGGCTTTCTGTCTCTCGGTACATCGGGAGTGCTGTCCGTTGTCACCGGGCAGTTTCGGCCAAGCCCGCATCTGGGGGTACACGCGCTTTGCCACGCGATTCCCAACAGGTGGCACCGAACAAGCGTTGTGTTGTCTGCGGCCAGTTGCGTTCGCTGGCTATGCAACCTCACTTCGGCTGACGAAGAATGTCTGTTAGGTGAGGTCGAGAGCGTCAGCGCGAGCCGGCGCGCCAAAGCCCCATTGTTCCTGCCATATCTTTCGGGTGAACGAACACCTCATAATGACCCGTACGCCCAAGGTGTGTTTTGTGGACTGGTCGATTCGACCGACCGCGGCACACTTGCCTATTCGGTTCTTGAGGGCGTCACGTTTGCCTTGTCGGACGGCCTCGAAGCCCTGCGTGCGGACGGCACCCGTGAAACCTCGCTGAGCCTTATCGGTGGAGGCGCACGCAGCAAGCTTTGGACACAGCTGATTGCTGACGCGTTCGGGGTGCCGATACGCCGGCCGCCTGATTCACAGTCCATCGCCGCGCTCGGAGCCGCACGCCTCGGATGGTTAGCGGCCGACGGTGATTTTTCGGTCGTTGTCCGCACCCCGTCGCTATCACAAGAATACTTTCCTGACGATGAGCGGCACTCGATACTGCTGGAGCGGTTGGCGTCGTACCGCACTCTGTACAGGCAGTTGCGGCCGCTTTTCCCCACGTGA
- a CDS encoding sensor domain-containing diguanylate cyclase: MSGRTSILDSILATPTSEHGGVTASIRSSLLSSLFEDQRSLAMSGAASAFVALVAFISLHRVWPALWLIAGTGVIAARIYVAQAYVAANRSTAIHPLHAATRYAPLALLTSALVGAGSMACVMSGDAALSALAIMVTAGTLGGVASRNAGLPRLAVAQIGLGAAPLGLGALFAPSHAYWVLVPPLFAYIAAMASIVRRHYAGLVALMTAEQANAELAARFDAALAHMPHGLCTIDEAGKVIIANRRTAELFGATIEMLRLNVPLPEFIGHVGLAKFGETLRRQLVARCTEWLSANRGPLDIALDDGRQLEMTRNTVPDGSAVIIIEDVTERRASEKQVLHLARHDPLTGLANRRYLQEQMEQWLLRAGDGSLTLAMLFLDLDGFKAVNDDLGHDAGDEVLRAVARRLEKTLRHGETIARLGGDEFAMIVEHATSGACTALAGRIIQRLSEPYRLSGGATATIGVSIGLAFAQKGESLEQLMKRADRALYEAKAAGRGTFRFSTTGTAATAAATDGVCGSSEHDLVLP, from the coding sequence ATGTCAGGCAGAACTTCCATCCTTGATTCGATTCTGGCGACGCCGACGTCGGAGCATGGCGGCGTCACGGCGTCCATCCGCTCGTCGCTGCTGTCGTCACTGTTCGAAGACCAGCGCTCGCTCGCCATGTCAGGTGCCGCCAGCGCCTTTGTCGCGCTGGTGGCGTTCATCAGCCTGCACCGGGTATGGCCTGCGCTATGGCTCATCGCGGGCACGGGCGTTATCGCAGCCCGGATATATGTCGCGCAGGCGTACGTTGCAGCCAACCGGTCGACCGCGATTCACCCGCTTCACGCGGCCACGCGCTACGCGCCGCTCGCCCTACTGACGTCGGCCCTGGTTGGCGCGGGCTCGATGGCGTGTGTGATGTCCGGCGACGCTGCGCTGAGCGCGCTTGCCATCATGGTGACGGCGGGCACGCTCGGCGGCGTCGCGTCGAGAAATGCGGGACTGCCGCGTCTCGCGGTCGCGCAGATTGGTCTGGGCGCCGCGCCCCTTGGACTGGGCGCGCTGTTCGCACCCAGCCACGCGTACTGGGTACTCGTGCCACCACTGTTCGCCTACATCGCCGCGATGGCTTCCATCGTCCGGCGCCACTATGCGGGGCTCGTCGCCCTGATGACGGCGGAACAGGCAAATGCCGAACTGGCGGCCCGGTTCGACGCCGCACTGGCCCACATGCCACACGGGCTGTGCACCATCGACGAGGCCGGCAAGGTGATTATCGCCAACCGGCGAACGGCGGAACTGTTCGGCGCAACCATCGAGATGCTGAGGCTCAACGTTCCGCTGCCAGAGTTTATCGGGCACGTGGGCCTCGCAAAGTTTGGAGAGACGCTCAGACGACAACTGGTCGCGCGGTGTACGGAGTGGCTGTCCGCGAATCGGGGGCCGCTCGACATCGCGCTTGACGACGGGCGTCAACTGGAGATGACCCGCAATACTGTGCCTGACGGCAGCGCGGTCATCATCATCGAGGACGTCACGGAACGTCGTGCATCCGAAAAGCAGGTGCTGCACCTCGCACGTCACGACCCGCTGACCGGTCTTGCCAACCGCCGCTATCTGCAGGAACAGATGGAGCAGTGGCTGTTGCGCGCAGGTGACGGGAGCCTGACGCTCGCCATGCTGTTTCTTGACCTGGACGGTTTCAAGGCGGTCAACGACGACCTTGGGCACGATGCGGGCGACGAGGTGCTGAGGGCCGTCGCGCGTCGCCTGGAAAAGACGCTGCGGCACGGCGAAACCATCGCCCGGCTCGGTGGTGACGAATTTGCAATGATTGTTGAACATGCAACATCTGGCGCGTGCACCGCACTGGCCGGGCGCATCATCCAGCGCCTCTCCGAACCCTATCGCCTGTCTGGCGGCGCCACCGCGACGATTGGCGTAAGCATCGGCCTTGCGTTCGCGCAAAAAGGCGAGTCATTAGAACAGCTGATGAAGCGGGCTGACCGTGCCCTGTACGAAGCCAAAGCCGCAGGCAGGGGTACGTTCCGCTTCTCGACCACGGGCACGGCGGCGACCGCGGCTGCGACCGACGGGGTGTGCGGGTCGTCAGAGCACGACCTCGTCCTACCCTGA
- a CDS encoding DUF1488 family protein: MEALDLEPSVAPDGRSVVFVLSLGGRSIACVVTREALEQHFWLQSGATEVRVLKAFSDGCRRIMAVAERKVRARPGAQIVLTADDFGPRG; the protein is encoded by the coding sequence GTGGAAGCCCTTGACCTTGAACCCAGCGTCGCGCCAGACGGACGCAGTGTCGTTTTTGTGCTGTCATTGGGCGGCCGCAGTATCGCGTGTGTGGTCACGCGTGAAGCGCTTGAACAGCATTTCTGGCTGCAATCCGGTGCAACCGAGGTGCGGGTGCTCAAAGCCTTTTCCGATGGTTGCAGACGCATCATGGCGGTGGCGGAACGCAAGGTCCGGGCGCGACCCGGCGCGCAAATTGTGCTGACCGCCGATGACTTCGGTCCGCGGGGATAA
- a CDS encoding Hsp20/alpha crystallin family protein produces MSDNTQVAQRDQDAVTRAESSDVRRRATLTPAVDIFEDAHAVTLLADLPGVSKEKLDINVHDGSLTIEAESMVPVPPNLALSHAEVRAPYFSRRFTVSEDFDTSRIEASLKDGVLKLTIPRRDEAKPRRIEVRTG; encoded by the coding sequence ATGAGCGACAACACGCAAGTCGCCCAACGCGACCAGGACGCGGTGACGCGCGCGGAATCGAGTGACGTACGTCGTCGCGCCACGCTGACGCCGGCGGTCGATATCTTCGAAGACGCTCACGCAGTCACGCTTCTGGCCGACCTGCCCGGCGTATCGAAAGAGAAGCTGGACATCAATGTCCACGACGGCAGTCTGACCATCGAGGCGGAATCCATGGTGCCCGTGCCGCCGAACCTGGCACTCTCGCATGCCGAAGTGCGGGCGCCCTACTTCTCGCGCCGCTTCACCGTCAGCGAAGACTTCGATACCTCACGGATTGAGGCGTCCCTGAAGGATGGCGTCCTGAAGCTGACGATACCGCGTCGCGACGAGGCGAAGCCAAGACGCATTGAGGTGCGTACAGGCTGA
- a CDS encoding diguanylate cyclase domain-containing protein, with product MPGRTFQSANADRRRFIALYVCMVMGLLASAGLFLYEARIIVADGLRDEDAFAVLGAANRVLHNLENAETGQRGYLLTGDESYLKPYQQAVRDLDDTVLRLHQVVSGDEASDELVRRVEHAKTDKVSELARTIELARSGNREAAIALVRTNEGKRYMDALRRDLGSLLDAWRQTRKVAVRDAHERLVFGTAALTLVAIFICCMMVYTVVVQRRAFAKVQAWSAALDREATHDALTGLPNRRRLLTAIDALNAQTGPRGRRVGLLYLDIDGFKAVNDELGHSAGDALLRRLAESLRAATRQSDMLARVGGDEFVLLAADCGDDVQLRELAERLISKVRVVGGHEYAGRFPIGVSIGIATWPDRVDTVEDLLDVADAAMYVAKRGGRSTYRFGASPGPDPTNVVRLTR from the coding sequence TTGCCCGGTCGAACATTTCAATCCGCTAACGCGGACCGCCGCCGCTTCATTGCCTTGTATGTCTGCATGGTGATGGGCCTTCTCGCGTCCGCCGGTCTATTCCTGTATGAGGCGCGCATCATTGTTGCCGACGGCCTGCGGGACGAGGATGCGTTTGCCGTGCTGGGGGCGGCAAACCGTGTTCTGCATAACCTCGAGAATGCCGAGACGGGACAGCGTGGCTATTTGCTGACCGGCGACGAAAGCTACCTGAAACCCTATCAGCAGGCCGTCCGTGACCTTGACGACACGGTGCTGCGCCTGCATCAGGTGGTGTCCGGTGACGAGGCGTCGGACGAACTCGTGCGCCGGGTTGAACATGCAAAGACGGACAAGGTCAGTGAGCTCGCAAGGACCATCGAACTTGCCCGCAGCGGCAACCGGGAGGCGGCCATAGCCCTGGTGCGTACGAATGAGGGCAAGCGCTACATGGACGCGCTTCGGCGCGACCTGGGGTCGCTGCTGGATGCCTGGCGGCAAACGCGCAAGGTGGCAGTGCGGGATGCACATGAGCGCCTGGTGTTCGGGACGGCTGCGCTCACTTTAGTCGCTATCTTTATCTGTTGCATGATGGTCTATACGGTTGTGGTGCAGCGCCGCGCATTCGCGAAGGTGCAGGCATGGTCGGCGGCCCTCGACCGGGAGGCGACGCACGACGCACTTACCGGCCTGCCGAACCGGCGACGCCTCCTGACGGCCATCGATGCGCTGAATGCGCAGACCGGGCCAAGGGGGCGAAGGGTTGGCCTGCTTTATCTCGACATAGACGGTTTCAAGGCGGTCAACGACGAACTCGGGCACAGCGCCGGCGACGCATTGCTGCGCCGGCTGGCCGAGTCGCTGCGTGCGGCGACCCGGCAGAGCGACATGCTCGCGCGCGTCGGCGGCGACGAATTCGTGCTGTTGGCAGCCGATTGCGGCGATGACGTGCAGTTGCGCGAGCTCGCCGAGCGTCTCATCTCGAAGGTCCGCGTGGTGGGCGGTCATGAGTACGCCGGAAGGTTTCCGATTGGCGTGAGCATCGGCATCGCGACCTGGCCGGACCGCGTGGATACGGTTGAGGACCTGCTCGACGTCGCGGACGCGGCGATGTATGTGGCCAAGCGCGGCGGCCGTTCGACTTACCGCTTCGGTGCGTCGCCGGGACCCGACCCGACCAATGTCGTGAGGCTGACAAGGTAG
- a CDS encoding sensor domain-containing diguanylate cyclase, whose translation MKQLVRKGCTVRLNLDVDTMRRLISRDEFWRFARIGFVGLVAAFVLLVISGQLKTMAGELVAIWIVDGYLLGHMMWLRRRYKPVFLVGAAIGLVLGNLMGDETFYVAFSFTAAGMVETCAAAFMLPGVKSAKGLLQPKVFVRFVVGPCIVASMLSGVVAVILLQGIFTTHPFSSFSNWVISDALGFLIFTPVTLVMLSGEWRTLLQPGNRIKSASLLALIGIVATVIFSKTTYDDLYWMLPPLALLAFRAELSTVLVGTLIFITISVPLTIHGTGPLWLFPFATMQDRILALQLFTVAALSIVLPITILQTQRNALLSALADGQRRFRNLAERSEEVLMELSADGTFQYASPRASVVLGYEPDMLLGRSVLDLVHPDDRNELAAVLAQAWKIGIEESAQYRFRRADETHIWVRSFISAMPSGIPSGLMALAFAVRDVDAAVVAEQTRLTEERHLRDMAFIDSLTGLRNRRYLDSKVEELSRSPAHATSARPVAVLFADIDYFKNFNDEYGHQAGDECLKAVGQCIATTLRKRDLLARYGGEEFVIVLENCEQTEAAATAELIRAAVESLGLGHRGSPLGVVTLSIGVAQGEMRRPSDAAELFELADSALYMAKRMGRNRVGRVQDAIAVGESVASSTVASVARRPL comes from the coding sequence GTGAAGCAACTCGTCAGGAAAGGTTGTACCGTCAGGTTGAATCTTGACGTTGACACGATGAGACGTCTGATTTCGCGCGACGAATTCTGGCGATTTGCACGCATCGGTTTCGTTGGCCTGGTAGCCGCCTTCGTGCTTCTTGTCATCAGTGGCCAACTGAAGACAATGGCAGGCGAGCTTGTGGCCATATGGATTGTCGACGGCTATCTCCTTGGCCACATGATGTGGCTCCGGCGACGCTACAAGCCTGTTTTCCTTGTCGGTGCAGCCATCGGGCTCGTGCTTGGAAACTTGATGGGCGATGAAACCTTCTACGTCGCGTTCTCGTTTACCGCGGCAGGAATGGTGGAAACATGCGCTGCGGCGTTTATGCTGCCGGGTGTGAAATCGGCCAAAGGGCTCCTGCAGCCTAAAGTATTTGTCCGGTTTGTAGTGGGTCCCTGCATAGTTGCATCGATGCTTTCTGGCGTGGTTGCCGTTATCCTGCTGCAAGGAATTTTTACCACTCACCCGTTTTCATCGTTTTCGAATTGGGTGATATCCGACGCTTTGGGCTTCCTGATATTTACGCCAGTAACGCTCGTCATGCTTTCGGGGGAGTGGAGGACTCTGCTTCAACCGGGCAACCGCATCAAGTCGGCGTCGCTTTTGGCGTTGATAGGAATCGTTGCGACGGTCATCTTTTCGAAGACCACGTACGATGACCTGTACTGGATGCTTCCGCCCTTGGCGCTCCTCGCATTCAGGGCTGAATTGTCGACAGTGCTTGTTGGCACGCTGATATTCATCACCATCTCGGTCCCGCTCACGATACACGGAACAGGCCCGCTTTGGCTTTTCCCGTTCGCCACGATGCAGGACCGCATCCTTGCATTGCAGCTGTTCACTGTCGCGGCGCTGTCCATTGTGCTGCCAATCACGATTTTGCAGACCCAGCGCAACGCACTGCTATCCGCACTGGCTGATGGTCAGCGCCGCTTCCGAAACCTTGCCGAACGGTCCGAAGAGGTTTTGATGGAGCTATCGGCGGACGGAACGTTCCAGTATGCTTCACCGCGGGCGAGCGTGGTTCTCGGTTACGAACCGGACATGCTACTGGGACGGTCGGTGCTTGACCTGGTTCATCCTGACGACCGGAACGAGCTCGCTGCGGTACTCGCACAGGCGTGGAAAATCGGCATAGAGGAATCGGCGCAGTATCGATTTCGTCGAGCAGACGAGACGCACATCTGGGTGCGCAGCTTTATCAGTGCAATGCCTTCCGGTATTCCAAGTGGCCTCATGGCCCTCGCGTTCGCAGTCCGGGATGTTGACGCCGCAGTTGTTGCGGAGCAAACGCGACTGACCGAGGAGCGGCACCTTCGAGACATGGCATTTATCGACAGCCTTACGGGCTTGCGTAATCGTCGCTACCTTGATAGCAAGGTGGAAGAGCTATCGCGCTCGCCTGCGCACGCGACGTCCGCTCGACCGGTTGCCGTTCTGTTCGCAGACATCGACTACTTCAAAAACTTCAACGACGAATATGGTCACCAGGCCGGTGACGAGTGTCTCAAGGCCGTCGGTCAATGCATTGCGACGACGCTTCGGAAGCGCGATTTGCTCGCCCGCTATGGCGGGGAGGAATTCGTTATCGTGCTCGAGAACTGTGAGCAGACGGAAGCGGCGGCTACGGCAGAGCTCATCAGGGCCGCAGTCGAGTCATTGGGCTTGGGCCACCGAGGTAGCCCTCTGGGTGTCGTTACTCTTAGTATCGGCGTGGCGCAGGGAGAAATGCGCCGTCCATCGGACGCAGCCGAGCTGTTCGAACTGGCGGACTCAGCTTTATACATGGCAAAGCGGATGGGGCGGAACCGTGTGGGTCGAGTGCAAGACGCGATAGCCGTGGGCGAATCAGTGGCGTCAAGTACAGTGGCCTCGGTTGCTCGTAGGCCGCTCTGA
- a CDS encoding DUF2934 domain-containing protein, with protein sequence MDVPVTEEQIRTLAFYLWERDGGPEGRSEEYWEKARQQLGLDAGAPSTEAEMSGQE encoded by the coding sequence ATGGATGTCCCTGTCACGGAGGAGCAGATTCGGACCCTTGCCTTTTACCTTTGGGAAAGGGATGGGGGCCCGGAAGGTCGGTCTGAGGAATACTGGGAGAAAGCAAGGCAGCAGTTAGGGCTTGATGCTGGTGCTCCGTCGACGGAAGCGGAGATGTCAGGACAGGAGTAG
- a CDS encoding response regulator, with amino-acid sequence MATILLVDDDVKILRPLRVILEAEGYDVLTAEDGEAAAAVTAFGRPDLIVTDWMMPGVDGAELCRRVRAEPATAGIPVVLLTAASGPYPVEAPWNVLLRKPAPIARLLDVIAILLEARGLRPLRAHAR; translated from the coding sequence ATGGCGACGATTCTCCTGGTTGATGACGACGTGAAAATCCTCCGGCCATTGCGGGTCATACTGGAAGCCGAAGGGTACGATGTACTGACCGCGGAGGACGGCGAGGCCGCCGCGGCGGTCACGGCTTTCGGGCGCCCCGACCTCATCGTGACGGACTGGATGATGCCCGGCGTCGATGGCGCTGAACTGTGCCGGCGGGTGAGGGCGGAACCCGCCACGGCCGGGATTCCCGTTGTCTTGTTGACGGCGGCTTCTGGACCGTATCCGGTTGAGGCGCCGTGGAATGTCCTGCTGAGGAAGCCGGCGCCGATAGCGCGTCTGCTCGACGTGATTGCCATCCTCCTGGAGGCACGCGGGCTGCGGCCGCTGCGCGCGCACGCCAGGTAA